The Streptomyces sp. NBC_01353 genome contains a region encoding:
- the murJ gene encoding murein biosynthesis integral membrane protein MurJ: protein MTATLTESKPRTPSMLRSGALMAAGSLVSRATGFVRSAIVAAALGIGGIADGYAVGNSIPTIVYMLLLGGALNAVFVPELVKAAKEHKDGGVAYTDRLLTVCVLALLALTAGAVLAAPAIVDAYTDYTGAQESMTVAFARYCLPQIFFLGLFTLLGQVLNARGRFGAMMWTPVLNNVVVIAVFVLYLVTADGGALTGRETTLLGWGTTAGIAVQALALVPSLRAAGFRWRPRFDWRGSGLTTPLRSAGWLVLLVLTNQAAYWVTTKLATAAGTRAEELGAGGGFGFAAYNNAYLLWAVPHGIVTVSLVTALLPRMSGAAADGDLAGVRKDVSYALRTSAAAVVPAACALFALAVPLMSVVFQYGVTGADDVRAMAWILMAFAPGLIAFSGQYVCTRAFYALRDTRTPFLLNLVITGLNAGLSLTAYVLLPATWAVAGVAAAYSLALWVGWALTAYVLRRRLAGTETGQARAGAALARLLVAAVPAAGLGLLVAHSTAPAGSPAAAAAGGLAILAVFALLARPLKLTEVQALLAGASHRVRALARRR, encoded by the coding sequence ATGACGGCGACGCTCACGGAGTCGAAGCCGCGCACACCCTCGATGCTGCGCAGCGGCGCGCTGATGGCCGCCGGGTCGCTGGTCTCGCGCGCCACCGGCTTCGTCCGCTCGGCGATCGTCGCCGCGGCACTCGGCATCGGAGGGATCGCCGACGGGTACGCGGTCGGCAACTCGATCCCCACCATCGTCTACATGCTGCTCCTGGGCGGCGCCCTCAACGCCGTCTTCGTGCCCGAACTGGTCAAGGCGGCCAAGGAGCACAAGGACGGGGGCGTCGCCTACACAGACCGTCTCCTGACGGTCTGTGTCCTCGCGCTGCTTGCGCTGACGGCGGGCGCGGTGCTGGCGGCGCCCGCCATCGTCGACGCGTACACCGACTACACCGGCGCCCAGGAGTCGATGACGGTCGCCTTCGCCCGGTACTGCCTGCCGCAGATCTTCTTCCTCGGGCTCTTCACCCTGCTCGGGCAGGTGCTGAACGCACGGGGCAGGTTCGGCGCGATGATGTGGACGCCGGTCCTCAACAACGTCGTCGTCATCGCCGTCTTCGTGCTGTACCTGGTCACGGCCGACGGCGGGGCGCTGACCGGCCGGGAGACGACGCTGCTCGGCTGGGGCACGACGGCGGGCATCGCGGTCCAGGCCCTCGCGCTCGTCCCCTCCCTGCGGGCGGCCGGCTTCCGCTGGCGCCCGCGCTTCGACTGGCGGGGCAGCGGACTCACGACACCGCTGCGGTCGGCCGGGTGGCTGGTGCTGCTCGTCCTCACCAACCAGGCCGCGTACTGGGTGACGACGAAGCTGGCGACGGCCGCGGGGACGCGGGCGGAGGAGCTGGGGGCGGGCGGGGGCTTCGGCTTCGCCGCGTACAACAACGCGTATCTGCTGTGGGCCGTGCCGCACGGCATCGTCACCGTCTCCCTGGTGACCGCCCTGCTGCCCCGGATGAGCGGGGCGGCGGCGGACGGCGACCTGGCGGGGGTACGGAAGGACGTCTCGTACGCGCTCCGGACCAGCGCGGCGGCCGTCGTACCGGCGGCCTGCGCGCTCTTCGCGCTCGCGGTGCCGCTGATGAGCGTCGTCTTCCAGTACGGCGTCACCGGCGCCGACGACGTCCGGGCGATGGCCTGGATCCTGATGGCCTTCGCCCCGGGCCTGATCGCCTTCTCGGGCCAGTACGTCTGCACCCGCGCCTTCTACGCCCTGCGCGACACCCGCACCCCGTTCCTGCTGAACCTGGTCATCACCGGCCTCAACGCGGGCCTGTCCCTGACCGCGTACGTGCTCCTCCCGGCGACATGGGCGGTGGCCGGCGTCGCGGCCGCCTACTCCCTGGCGCTGTGGGTGGGCTGGGCGCTGACGGCGTACGTGCTGCGCCGACGGCTGGCCGGGACCGAGACGGGCCAGGCGCGGGCCGGGGCCGCGCTCGCGCGGTTGCTGGTGGCGGCCGTACCGGCGGCCGGTCTCGGGCTGCTCGTCGCCCACTCGACCGCCCCGGCGGGCTCTCCCGCGGCGGCCGCGGCCGGCGGCCTCGCCATCCTCGCCGTCTTCGCCCTGCTGGCCCGCCCGCTCAAGCTCACGGAAGTACAGGCCCTCCTGGCTGGCGCGAGCCACCGCGTGCGCGCCCTCGCCCGACGCCGCTGA
- a CDS encoding response regulator transcription factor — MPRVLLIEDDPSVREGVELGLRRRGHEVRTAATGEAGLALLGECRPDLLLLDLMLPGMNGVQVCRHVRETSQLPIIMLTARGDDFDVVVGLEAGADDYIVKPARTEVIEARIRAVLRRIEEPGAGRPAVEFHGELAIDRVGLTVAKSGERLALAPSELKLLLHLTAAPEQVFSRQQLLEHVWEHSYHGDARLVDACVRRLRNKIEDTPGAPRYIQTLRGFGYRFGPL; from the coding sequence ATGCCTCGCGTGCTCCTCATAGAAGACGACCCCTCCGTCCGAGAAGGGGTCGAACTCGGGCTCCGGCGCCGTGGGCACGAGGTGCGGACCGCCGCGACCGGGGAGGCCGGGCTCGCCCTGCTCGGGGAGTGCCGGCCCGATCTGCTGCTGCTCGATCTGATGCTGCCCGGCATGAACGGCGTCCAGGTCTGCCGCCACGTCCGCGAGACCAGCCAGCTGCCGATCATCATGCTCACCGCGCGCGGTGACGACTTCGACGTCGTCGTCGGCCTGGAGGCCGGAGCCGACGACTACATCGTCAAGCCCGCCCGTACCGAGGTCATCGAGGCCCGCATCCGGGCCGTGCTCCGGCGCATCGAGGAGCCGGGCGCCGGGCGGCCCGCCGTCGAGTTCCACGGGGAGCTCGCCATCGACCGGGTCGGCCTCACCGTCGCCAAGTCCGGCGAGCGCCTCGCCCTCGCCCCCTCCGAGCTCAAGCTCCTGCTCCATCTGACCGCCGCCCCCGAGCAGGTCTTCAGCCGTCAGCAACTCCTCGAACACGTCTGGGAGCACAGCTACCACGGCGACGCCCGCCTCGTGGACGCCTGCGTCCGCCGCCTGCGCAACAAGATCGAGGACACCCCCGGCGCCCCCCGCTACATACAGACCCTGCGCGGCTTCGGCTACCGCTTCGGGCCGCTGTGA
- a CDS encoding HAMP domain-containing sensor histidine kinase yields the protein MRPFGLRTRLVLAFLLVAAVGCGTTAALTYRAARNAILEQAQDTAVSAFREQVATLTTPLPVDPDQLRDSLFRIAKQGKPHPWRVYAEYGDIWVSSTEHPTSTVLTPELRARAQGTTHGSFQRVVKNGIPYLTIAVPALLKPGPGADGRPTGLVLYAVVDMSNEQENIDAMVAAARGGALPALAVALIPALIAARSVLRPVRDLRRAAHSMGQGELDTRIDVKGSDELADLARTFNESAAELQRSVEELQRAEARARRFASDVSHELRTPLAGMLAVTELLDEDAAGLDTDTARAVRLISAETGKLAVLVEDLMEISRFDARAAELHTDEVDAAETIRRTLSSRHWTDPERVVPDLPPGIRARLDPRRFDVVVANLVGNALRHGRPPVTVRLFTDGPWLVTEVVDRGPGIAPEVLPHVFDRFFKADPARARSSGSGLGLAITQENVRLHGGTVLAANHPDGGAVFTVRIPL from the coding sequence ATGAGGCCCTTCGGGCTCCGCACCCGGCTCGTCCTCGCCTTCCTCCTCGTGGCCGCCGTCGGCTGCGGCACCACCGCCGCCCTGACCTACCGCGCCGCCCGCAACGCCATCCTCGAACAGGCCCAGGACACCGCCGTCTCCGCCTTCCGCGAGCAGGTCGCGACGCTGACCACCCCGCTGCCCGTCGACCCGGACCAGCTGCGCGACTCGCTCTTCCGGATCGCCAAGCAGGGCAAGCCGCACCCCTGGCGGGTCTACGCCGAGTACGGCGATATCTGGGTCTCCTCCACGGAACACCCCACCTCCACCGTCCTCACCCCCGAACTGCGCGCACGCGCCCAGGGCACCACGCACGGCAGCTTCCAGCGGGTCGTCAAGAACGGCATTCCCTACCTCACGATCGCCGTCCCGGCCCTCCTCAAACCGGGCCCCGGCGCCGACGGCCGCCCCACCGGCCTGGTCCTCTACGCCGTCGTGGACATGAGCAACGAGCAGGAGAACATCGATGCCATGGTGGCCGCGGCCCGCGGCGGCGCCCTGCCGGCCCTCGCCGTCGCGCTCATCCCCGCCCTGATCGCCGCCCGGAGCGTACTGCGTCCGGTGCGGGACCTGAGGCGCGCCGCACACAGCATGGGCCAGGGTGAGCTGGACACCCGTATCGACGTCAAGGGCAGCGACGAACTCGCCGACCTCGCCCGGACGTTCAACGAGTCAGCCGCCGAACTCCAGCGCTCGGTCGAGGAGCTGCAGCGCGCCGAGGCCCGCGCCCGCCGGTTCGCCTCCGACGTCTCGCACGAACTGCGCACCCCACTGGCCGGGATGCTGGCCGTCACCGAGCTTCTCGACGAGGACGCCGCCGGCCTCGACACGGACACCGCCCGCGCGGTCCGGCTCATCAGTGCCGAGACCGGCAAACTCGCCGTTCTCGTCGAGGACCTGATGGAGATCTCCCGCTTCGACGCGCGCGCGGCCGAACTGCACACGGACGAGGTGGACGCCGCGGAGACGATCCGCCGGACCCTGTCGAGCCGCCACTGGACCGACCCGGAGCGGGTGGTCCCCGATCTCCCTCCCGGCATCCGTGCCCGGCTCGACCCGCGCCGCTTCGACGTGGTCGTCGCCAATCTGGTCGGCAACGCGCTGCGGCACGGCCGCCCGCCGGTGACGGTACGGCTGTTCACCGACGGCCCCTGGCTGGTCACCGAGGTCGTCGACCGGGGGCCGGGTATCGCGCCGGAGGTGCTGCCGCACGTCTTCGACCGTTTCTTCAAGGCCGACCCGGCGCGCGCCCGTTCCTCCGGCAGCGGTCTGGGGCTCGCGATCACCCAGGAGAACGTACGGCTCCACGGCGGCACCGTCCTGGCCGCGAACCACCCCGACGGCGGGGCAGTCTTCACGGTGAGGATCCCGCTGTGA